In Mycetocola zhujimingii, one DNA window encodes the following:
- a CDS encoding ATP-dependent DNA ligase, translating into MGRLVYDSTTSINLDDRTLAHLQIVIGAKLRRGESFPFRWKLPDGAGGPPGSLWIAPGISLYFRYDESRLPNINLDWISALTASSNTDSGLRLISEPIAAQDDVRDERVGRL; encoded by the coding sequence GATTCGACGACGAGCATCAACCTTGACGATCGCACGCTCGCGCACCTCCAGATCGTGATCGGTGCGAAGCTCAGGCGGGGCGAGAGCTTTCCCTTCCGCTGGAAGCTGCCTGACGGCGCTGGCGGACCTCCGGGGAGCCTGTGGATCGCTCCGGGAATTTCGCTTTATTTCCGGTACGACGAATCGAGACTGCCCAACATCAATCTCGACTGGATCAGCGCGCTCACCGCGTCGTCCAACACCGATTCGGGGCTGCGGCTGATCAGTGAACCGATCGCGGCGCAGGACGACGTGCGCGACGAGCGGGTGGGGCGGCTGTAG